One genomic region from Vanacampus margaritifer isolate UIUO_Vmar chromosome 2, RoL_Vmar_1.0, whole genome shotgun sequence encodes:
- the LOC144043420 gene encoding integrin beta-1-like, with the protein MDPRLIVLALTLALLSFIRAQQEGSVCIKANAQSCGQCIQVAESCGWCTDEDFLSVGESKSARCDDLESLKTRKCNVAKIENPRGSIVINKNKPVTNRKKDETDKPKPEQITQIQPQKLTLTLRSGEPQTFDLKFKRAEDYPIDLYYLMDLSFSMKDDLDNVKNLGTDLMREMQTITSDFRIGFGSFVEKTVMPYISTTPARYKNPCTGNQNCTSPFSYKNVLKLTNKGDQFNQLVSQQQISGNLDSPEGGFDAIMQVAVCEEQIGWRNVTRLLVFSTDAGFHFAGDGKLGGIVLPNDGKCHLENNMYTMSHYYDYPSIAHLVQKLSDHNIQTIFAVTEEFQPVYKELKNLIPKSAVGTLSSNSSNVIKLIIDAYNSLSSEVILENGRLPEGVSITYKSICKNGVEGTGENGRKCSNISIGDEVTFKISIESEKCPSHGKPESIKIKPLGFTEEVEVVLNFICECQCSAQGEPNSDKCDEGQGTFECGACKCNEGRIGRLCECSTDEVRTEDLDANCRKDNGTDICSNNGDCVCGTCECKKRDNPTEIYSGKYCECDNFNCDRSNNKLCGGHGRCECRVCMCDNNYTGSACDCSLDTSTCLAKNGQICNGRGTCECGVCKCTNPKFQGPTCEICPTCPGVCAEHKECVQCRAFQAGEKKDTCERDCSDFVLIKVKDREKLPQPTDQSFPLTHCKERDANDCWFYYTFAIRNDTKEVYVVEMLECPAGPDIIPIVAGVVAGIVLIGLALLLILKLLMIIHDRREFAKFEKEKMNAKWDTGENPIYKSAVTTVVNPKYEGK; encoded by the exons ATGGATCCTCGCCTAATTGTGCTAGCGTTGACGTTAGCACTTCTGAGCTTTATCCGAGCGCAACAAG agGGAAGCGTGTGCATCAAGGCCAACGCTCAGTCGTGCGGTCAGTGCATCCAAGTGGCCGAGTCATGCGGATGGTGCACGGATGAG GACTTCCTCTCGGTGGGCGAGTCCAAGTCTGCTCGCTGTGACGACCTGGAGTCTCTGAAGACCAGGAAGTGCAACGTGGCCAAAATCGAGAACCCTCGTGGCAGCATCGTGATCAATAAGAACAAACCAGTCACCAACCGCAAGAAGGACGAGACTGACAAGCCCAAACCTGAGCAGATCACGCAGATCCAGCCACAGAAGCTCACCCTTACCCTCAGATCAG GCGAGCCACAGACTTTTGATCTGAAGTTTAAGCGAGCTGAGGACTATCCCATAGACCTGTACTACTTGATGGACCTGTCCTTCTCCATGAAAGACGACCTGGACAACGTCAAGAACCTGGGCACAGACCTCATGAGGGAAATGCAGACCATCACATCAGACTTCAGGATTG GGTTCGGCTCATTCGTTGAGAAGACGGTGATGCCATACATCAGCACCACTCCGGCGCGCTACAAGAACCCATGCACGGGAAATCAGAACTGCACCAGCCCCTTCAGCTACAAGAACGTTCTGAAGCTGACCAACAAGGGCGACCAGTTCAACCAGCTGGTCAGCCAGCAGCAGATCTCAGGAAACCTGGACTCTCCCGAGGGAGGCTTTGACGCCATCATGCAAGTGGCCGTGTGCGAGGAGCAGATCGGCTGGAGGAACGTCACTCGCCTCCTCGTCTTCTCCACGGATGCTGGATTCCATTTTGCCGGGGATGGTAAACTGGGCGGTATCGTGCTCCCCAATGATGGGAAATGTCACCTGGAGAACAACATGTACACCATGAGTCACTACTAT GACTACCCGTCCATCGCCCATTTAGTGCAGAAACTGAGTGACCACAACATCCAGACCATCTTTGCAGTCACTGAAGAATTCCAACCTGTTTACAAG GAGCTTAAAAATCTGATTCCCAAATCGGCCGTGGGCACGCTGTCGTCCAACTCCAGCAACGTCATCAAACTCATCATCGACGCCTACAAT TCTTTGTCATCTGAAGTCATTCTGGAAAACGGCAGGCTTCCAGAAGGAGTCTCCATCACCTACAAGTCCATCTGTAAGAACGGCGTGGAAGGGACCGGTGAGAACGGCAGGAAGTGCTCCAACATCTCCATTGGGGATGAG GTGACGTTCAAGATCTCCATCGAGTCTGAAAAGTGCCCATCACACGGCAAGCCGGAGAGCATCAAGATCAAACCGTTGGGCTTCACCGAGGAGGTGGAGGTGGTCCTCAACTTCATCTGCGAGTGTCAGTGCTCGGCCCAGGGAGAGCCCAACAGCGACAAATGCGACGAAGGCCAAGGCACCTTCGAGTGTGGCGCCTGCAA aTGCAACGAAGGTCGCATAGGACGTCTGTGCGAGTGCAGCACGGACGAGGTTCGGACGGAGGATCTGGATGCTAATTGCCGCAAGGACAACGGCACGGACATCTGCAGCAATAACGGCGACTGCGTGTGCGGAACCTGCGAGTGCAAGAAGAGAGACAACCCAACTGAAATCTACAGTGGAAAGTACTGCGAGTGTGACAACTTCAACTGCGACCGCTCCAACAACAAGCTCTGCGGAG GCCACGGTCGTTGCGAGTGTCGCGTGTGCATGTGCGACAACAACTACACGGGCAGTGCATGCGACTGCTCCCTGGACACGTCCACCTGCCTGGCCAAGAACGGACAGATCTGCAATGGTCGGGGAACCTGCGAGTGCGGCGTCTGCAAATGCACCAACCCCAAGTTCCAGGGACCCACCTGTGAGATCTGCCCCACCTGCCCCGGGGTCTGCGCTGAGCACAA GGAGTGTGTGCAGTGCCGAGCGTTCCAAGCAGGCGAGAAGAAGGACACCTGCGAGCGCGACTGCAGTGACTTTGTGCTGATCAAAGTGAAGGACCGCGAGAAGCTTCCTCAGCCCACCGACCAGAGCTTCCCACTCACGCACTGCAAGGAGAGAGACGCTAACGATTGTTGGTTCTACTACACTTTCGCCATCAGGAACGACACCAAGGAGGTCTACGTGGTGGAGATGCTGG aatgcCCAGCGGGTCCTGATATCATCCCAATCGTAGCCGGAGTCGTCGCCGGCATCGTCTTGATCGGATTGGCTCTGCTGCTCATCCTCAAGCTGCTCATGATCATTCACGACCGCCGAGAGTTCGCCAAGTTTGAAAAGGAGAAGATGAACGCTAAGTGGGACACG GGTGAGAATCCCATCTACAAGAGTGCTGTTACCACGGTGGTCAATCCAAAATACGAAGGTAAATAA